In Neisseria animalis, a single window of DNA contains:
- the mtrR gene encoding multidrug efflux system transcriptional repressor MtrR gives MRKTKIEALKTKEHLMLAALEVFYQKGVARASLNEIAQTAGVTRGALYWHFKNKEDLFDSLFQRVCNDIEEYLEKDLECSDGDHLSTLRLTLLKFFERVENNTVHKKFYTVLFTKCEYTAQNEAIVALMEKYRLIWHGKFDAILQNCIKQQSLPAKLDTETTIIYLKSVVDGLLVQWLTSPVSFELNQVAPRIVDISMDTVKQHALLQTAV, from the coding sequence ATGAGAAAAACCAAAATCGAGGCCCTGAAAACCAAAGAACACCTGATGCTTGCCGCATTGGAAGTGTTTTACCAAAAAGGTGTGGCACGCGCCTCGCTCAATGAAATCGCCCAAACCGCCGGCGTTACCCGCGGTGCACTGTACTGGCATTTCAAAAATAAAGAAGATTTGTTCGACAGCCTGTTCCAGCGCGTCTGCAACGATATAGAAGAGTATCTTGAAAAAGATTTGGAATGCAGCGACGGCGACCACCTCTCCACCCTCCGCCTGACGCTGCTGAAGTTTTTTGAACGGGTTGAAAACAACACCGTACACAAAAAGTTTTACACCGTATTATTTACCAAATGCGAATACACCGCACAAAACGAAGCCATTGTCGCGCTGATGGAAAAATACCGCCTGATTTGGCACGGAAAGTTCGATGCCATTCTGCAAAACTGTATCAAACAGCAATCGCTACCGGCGAAGCTCGATACCGAAACCACCATCATCTACCTGAAATCCGTGGTAGACGGTTTGCTCGTACAATGGCTGACTTCCCCCGTATCGTTTGAGCTGAACCAAGTTGCCCCGCGCATTGTTGACATCTCGATGGATACGGTCAAACAGCATGCTTTACTGCAAACAGCCGTCTGA
- a CDS encoding efflux transporter outer membrane subunit has protein sequence MNHTNFKPVFGMLAAAVLSACTLMPKYEQPAVAVADTFKYDTAEPGIQAASLGWQDYFADPRLHSLIEIALERNTDLRQAVLNAEIYRKQYMIARNDLLPSITGTGSGSRSRTAADLSGTGNARVGEAYSVGLGVAAYELDLFGRVRSNSEAALQGYFSSAANRDAAHLTLVASVAKAYFNERYAEEAMALAQRVLKTREATYDLSKLRHKAGVISAIDLRQQEALIESAKADYENAVQSREQARNALATLINRPLPEDLPQGLPLGRQFKISRLPAGLSSEVLLNRPDVRAAEFALKQANANIGAARAAFFPSINLIGSLGTASTDFGNLFEGPNRTWSFGPSVSVPIFNWGTNKANLDVAKLRKEAQIAAYEGAVQSAFQDVSNALTAREQLDKRYNALTKQSRAYSDALRLVNLRYKHGVSSALDLLDAERSSYGADTQVLAAQLTRLENLADLYKALGGGLKRFSNDVQ, from the coding sequence ATGAACCATACAAATTTCAAGCCGGTATTCGGTATGTTGGCCGCTGCCGTCTTGTCGGCCTGTACCCTGATGCCCAAATACGAGCAGCCTGCCGTAGCCGTGGCAGACACTTTCAAATACGATACCGCCGAACCGGGTATTCAGGCAGCCTCTTTGGGCTGGCAGGACTATTTTGCCGATCCGCGCCTGCACAGCCTGATTGAAATCGCGTTGGAACGCAATACCGATTTGCGCCAAGCCGTATTGAATGCCGAAATCTACCGCAAGCAATACATGATTGCGCGTAACGACCTGCTGCCGAGCATCACCGGTACCGGCAGCGGCAGCCGTTCGCGTACCGCCGCCGATTTGAGCGGTACCGGTAATGCCCGTGTCGGCGAAGCATACAGCGTCGGTTTGGGCGTGGCCGCTTACGAATTAGACCTGTTCGGCCGCGTGCGCAGCAACAGCGAAGCCGCTTTGCAGGGCTACTTCAGCAGTGCCGCCAACCGCGATGCCGCACACCTGACTTTAGTGGCTTCCGTCGCCAAAGCCTATTTCAACGAACGCTATGCCGAAGAAGCCATGGCATTGGCGCAGCGCGTACTGAAAACCCGCGAAGCTACCTATGACTTATCCAAGCTGCGCCATAAAGCCGGTGTCATCTCCGCAATTGATTTGCGTCAACAGGAAGCATTGATTGAGTCTGCCAAAGCCGATTACGAAAATGCCGTGCAAAGCCGCGAACAGGCGCGCAATGCCTTGGCAACATTGATTAACCGCCCCTTGCCTGAAGATTTGCCGCAGGGGCTGCCTTTGGGCAGGCAGTTCAAAATCAGCCGCCTGCCTGCGGGTTTGAGCTCTGAAGTGCTGCTCAACCGTCCTGACGTGCGGGCGGCAGAGTTTGCCCTGAAACAGGCAAACGCCAATATCGGTGCGGCGCGTGCGGCATTCTTCCCGAGCATCAACCTGATTGGTTCGCTGGGTACGGCTTCCACCGATTTCGGCAATCTGTTTGAAGGCCCGAACCGCACTTGGTCGTTCGGCCCGTCCGTCAGCGTGCCGATTTTCAACTGGGGAACCAACAAAGCCAATCTGGATGTAGCCAAGTTGCGCAAAGAAGCGCAAATCGCCGCATATGAGGGAGCCGTGCAATCTGCTTTCCAAGACGTATCCAATGCCTTGACCGCGCGCGAACAGCTCGACAAGCGTTACAACGCGTTGACCAAGCAAAGCCGTGCTTACAGCGATGCGCTGCGTCTGGTCAACCTGCGCTACAAACACGGCGTATCCAGCGCATTGGATTTGCTTGATGCCGAGCGCAGCAGCTACGGTGCCGATACCCAAGTCTTGGCCGCACAGCTCACCCGCTTGGAAAATCTGGCCGATTTGTACAAGGCCTTGGGCGGCGGTTTGAAGCGTTTCAGCAACGACGTACAATAA
- a CDS encoding efflux RND transporter permease subunit gives MSQFFINRPIFAWVIAIFIMIAGVIGIQKLPVSQYPSVAAPTIVLTATYPGASAQVMEDSVLSVIERNMYGVPGLDYMTTSATSSGAGTVTLTFTPDTNEDLAQVNVQNKLSEVTALLPSTVQQNGVIVSKARDNFLMVVMLSSDTKSTEEMADYAQRNIIPQLQQVEGVGNVNLFGSQRAMRVWVDPKKLENFNLSFADVTSAIRAQNAQISAGAIGALPAVEGQTITATVTAQGQLKTAEEFGKIIVRSTTSGANVYLKDVADIALGSESYGSGTRLNGKPTVGMGVSLSATGNAMAAASEIKKRMAVMEKYLPEGVTWSTPYDSSTFVSLSIEKVVHTLLEAVVLVFIVMFVFLQNIRYTLIPTIVVPISILGGFAAISYLGMSINVMTMFAMVLVIGIVVDDAIVVVENVERIMAEEGLPPRQATKKAMSQISGAVIGITAVLISVFVPLSMLSGASGNIYRQFALTMALAIAFSAFLALSLTPALCATLLKPIPKGHHEKKGFFGWFNRNFNKGAKKYEGIVARGLRKVGRMFVIYAALGAVAFFVMSRLPTSFLPNEDQGFVMVSVQLPAGASKERTETTLAGLTNIAMSMPEVKDILTISGFSFSGSGQNMAMGFAILKDWSERKAPGSDAESVAGKMTGALMGTVKDGFAIAINPPPIMELGNASGFSFYLQDRNNNGHEALLAKRNELIGKMRQNAAMFDGSNVRSSGLEDAPQLKISIDREAAAAQGISFDSINSVLGTALGSSYVNDFPNEGRLQRVIVQSAANARMQPEDVLKLTVPNSSGVAVPLSTVASVSWQTGVEQSQRFNGYPAMPITGAPAAGKSTGEAMAEVQRLVDELGGGYSLEWDGQSREEAKGSSQTNMIYAFAAISVFLVLAALYESWSVPLAVILVVPLGILGVDAGALLHGNSRDIYFTIGMITVMGLSAKNAILIIEFAKDLQAQGKSALEAAIEAAHLRFRPILMTSFAFILGVVPMYVATGASSASQRAIGTAVFWGMLVGTFLSVFLVPMFYVAVRKLFKPSQHELEIAQQEHAAHEAFVSDNPESNKH, from the coding sequence ATGTCTCAGTTTTTTATCAACCGCCCCATCTTCGCATGGGTAATCGCAATCTTCATCATGATTGCTGGTGTGATCGGCATCCAAAAGCTGCCGGTTTCCCAATATCCTTCCGTGGCTGCGCCCACCATCGTGCTGACGGCGACTTATCCGGGTGCTTCCGCGCAGGTGATGGAAGACAGTGTGTTGTCGGTTATCGAGCGCAATATGTACGGCGTGCCCGGTTTGGATTACATGACCACTTCCGCTACCTCAAGCGGTGCAGGTACGGTAACGCTGACCTTTACGCCCGATACCAATGAGGATTTGGCTCAGGTAAACGTGCAAAACAAACTTTCCGAAGTCACCGCCTTGCTGCCTTCCACCGTGCAGCAAAACGGCGTGATTGTATCGAAAGCGCGCGATAATTTCCTGATGGTGGTGATGCTGTCGTCCGACACCAAATCCACCGAGGAAATGGCCGACTATGCCCAGCGCAATATTATTCCGCAGCTTCAGCAAGTGGAGGGTGTGGGTAATGTGAACCTGTTCGGCTCGCAACGCGCCATGCGCGTGTGGGTCGATCCCAAGAAGCTGGAAAACTTCAATCTGTCGTTTGCCGATGTCACCAGTGCCATCCGGGCTCAAAACGCGCAGATTTCCGCTGGTGCCATCGGCGCACTGCCTGCCGTTGAAGGCCAAACCATTACAGCCACCGTTACCGCGCAGGGCCAGTTGAAGACGGCTGAAGAGTTCGGCAAGATTATCGTCCGCTCCACGACTTCCGGTGCGAATGTGTATCTGAAAGACGTGGCCGATATTGCCCTCGGCAGCGAAAGCTACGGCTCGGGTACGCGCCTGAACGGCAAGCCGACCGTCGGCATGGGCGTATCGCTCTCCGCCACCGGTAATGCCATGGCCGCCGCCTCGGAAATTAAAAAACGCATGGCGGTGATGGAGAAATACCTGCCCGAGGGCGTGACTTGGAGCACGCCTTACGACAGTTCGACTTTCGTTTCCCTGTCGATTGAAAAAGTGGTGCACACCCTTTTGGAAGCGGTGGTATTGGTGTTTATCGTGATGTTTGTTTTCCTGCAAAACATCCGCTATACCCTGATTCCGACCATTGTGGTGCCGATTTCGATTTTGGGCGGTTTCGCCGCCATTTCCTATTTGGGCATGTCGATTAACGTGATGACCATGTTTGCGATGGTGTTGGTCATCGGTATCGTGGTTGATGATGCGATTGTGGTGGTGGAAAACGTCGAGCGGATTATGGCCGAAGAAGGCCTGCCGCCGAGACAGGCCACCAAAAAAGCGATGAGTCAGATTTCCGGCGCGGTAATCGGTATTACCGCCGTGTTGATTTCGGTATTCGTGCCGCTTTCCATGCTCAGCGGTGCCAGCGGTAATATTTACCGCCAGTTTGCCCTGACCATGGCTTTGGCGATTGCCTTCTCCGCATTCTTGGCATTGTCGCTGACACCGGCATTGTGCGCCACCCTGCTTAAACCGATTCCGAAAGGCCATCATGAGAAAAAAGGCTTCTTCGGCTGGTTTAACCGCAACTTTAACAAAGGTGCGAAAAAATACGAGGGCATCGTCGCGCGCGGTTTGCGCAAAGTCGGTCGGATGTTTGTGATTTATGCGGCTTTGGGCGCGGTGGCGTTTTTTGTGATGAGCCGTTTGCCGACTTCGTTCCTGCCGAATGAAGACCAAGGCTTCGTGATGGTGTCGGTGCAGCTGCCGGCGGGTGCGTCCAAAGAGCGTACTGAAACGACCTTGGCGGGGCTGACCAACATCGCGATGTCCATGCCCGAAGTAAAAGATATTCTGACCATTTCCGGCTTCAGCTTTTCCGGCTCGGGGCAGAATATGGCGATGGGCTTTGCGATTTTGAAAGACTGGTCGGAGCGCAAAGCACCGGGCAGCGATGCCGAATCGGTAGCCGGTAAGATGACCGGTGCGCTGATGGGTACGGTAAAAGACGGTTTTGCCATCGCCATCAACCCGCCGCCGATTATGGAACTGGGTAATGCTTCCGGCTTCTCGTTCTACCTGCAAGACCGCAACAACAACGGCCACGAGGCATTATTGGCCAAACGCAACGAATTAATCGGCAAAATGCGCCAAAACGCCGCCATGTTCGACGGCTCGAATGTCCGCTCCAGCGGTTTGGAAGATGCGCCGCAGCTGAAAATCAGCATCGACCGCGAAGCCGCTGCTGCACAAGGCATCAGCTTCGACAGCATCAACAGCGTATTGGGTACGGCTTTGGGTTCGTCTTATGTCAACGACTTTCCGAATGAAGGCCGTCTGCAACGTGTGATTGTGCAGTCTGCCGCCAATGCGCGCATGCAGCCGGAAGATGTGTTGAAACTGACCGTGCCGAACAGCTCGGGCGTGGCCGTTCCGCTTTCTACCGTGGCCAGCGTATCTTGGCAGACGGGTGTCGAACAGAGCCAGCGTTTCAACGGCTATCCTGCCATGCCGATTACCGGCGCACCGGCTGCGGGCAAATCGACCGGCGAAGCCATGGCGGAAGTGCAGCGTCTGGTGGACGAACTCGGCGGCGGTTACAGTTTGGAATGGGACGGACAGTCGCGTGAAGAGGCCAAAGGTTCGTCGCAAACCAACATGATTTACGCTTTTGCCGCCATATCCGTGTTCTTGGTACTGGCCGCCCTGTATGAAAGCTGGTCGGTTCCGCTGGCGGTGATTCTGGTGGTGCCTCTGGGTATTTTGGGTGTGGATGCGGGCGCGCTGCTGCACGGCAACTCGCGCGACATCTACTTCACCATCGGTATGATTACGGTGATGGGCTTGAGTGCGAAAAACGCGATTCTGATTATTGAGTTTGCCAAAGACCTCCAAGCCCAAGGCAAGAGCGCGCTCGAGGCTGCGATTGAGGCGGCGCACCTGCGTTTCCGTCCGATTTTGATGACTTCGTTTGCCTTCATTTTGGGTGTGGTGCCGATGTATGTTGCCACCGGCGCCAGCTCCGCCAGCCAGCGTGCCATCGGTACGGCGGTGTTTTGGGGGATGCTGGTGGGTACGTTCCTGTCGGTATTTTTGGTGCCGATGTTCTATGTGGCGGTACGCAAGTTGTTCAAACCGTCGCAGCACGAACTGGAAATTGCCCAGCAGGAGCATGCCGCACATGAGGCATTTGTATCCGATAATCCGGAAAGCAATAAGCATTAA
- a CDS encoding efflux RND transporter periplasmic adaptor subunit, translating to MTFHSAKVLRVAAVAAATALALSACGKGEDAAQQQRAAAQQEHIPEVGVVTVYPQTVSLTTELSGRLESVRKAEVRAQVGGIIEKRLFQEGSYVRAGQPLYQIDSSTYEASLESARADLASAEAALAKANADLSRYRPLVEADAISRQEYDAAVTAKRSAEAGVKAAKAAIKSAGISLRRSRITAPISGFIGQSNVSEGTLVNAGDTQVLATIQQTNPMYVNVTQSATDIMKLRQDIADGKLQTVNGGVEVDIKFENGQTYGQKGRLLFADPTVNENTGQVTLRAAVPNDDNVLLPGLYVRVLMNQADVANAYVVPQQAVTRGEKDTVLIVNAQGAMEPRVVTVAQQQGSNWIITDGLQDGDKVIVDGTMIAGMMQAKKVTPKEWTPPSEKAVQAQQMLSEEAASGMQTASEPEAAAASAKAQ from the coding sequence ATGACTTTTCATTCCGCTAAAGTGTTGCGCGTTGCCGCTGTTGCCGCTGCAACCGCACTGGCCTTGTCTGCCTGCGGCAAGGGTGAAGATGCCGCCCAACAACAGCGTGCGGCCGCCCAGCAGGAGCATATCCCCGAAGTCGGTGTTGTTACCGTATATCCGCAAACCGTTTCACTGACCACCGAATTGTCGGGCAGGTTGGAATCTGTCCGTAAGGCGGAAGTACGCGCCCAAGTAGGCGGTATCATTGAGAAACGTTTGTTCCAAGAGGGTAGTTATGTCCGCGCCGGCCAGCCGCTGTACCAGATTGACAGTTCGACTTACGAGGCTTCGTTGGAGAGTGCGCGTGCGGACTTGGCTTCTGCGGAGGCAGCCTTGGCTAAGGCCAATGCGGATTTGTCGCGTTACCGTCCGCTGGTTGAGGCAGATGCCATCAGCCGTCAGGAATATGATGCGGCTGTTACGGCCAAGCGTTCCGCCGAAGCGGGCGTGAAAGCGGCAAAAGCCGCCATCAAGTCTGCCGGTATCAGCTTGCGCCGCAGCCGTATCACTGCGCCGATTTCCGGTTTTATCGGGCAGTCTAATGTTTCTGAGGGTACGCTGGTAAACGCGGGTGATACCCAAGTATTGGCCACTATCCAGCAAACCAATCCGATGTATGTCAATGTAACCCAGTCGGCAACCGATATTATGAAGCTGCGTCAGGATATTGCAGACGGCAAGCTGCAAACGGTCAACGGCGGTGTTGAGGTTGATATTAAGTTTGAAAACGGACAAACCTACGGTCAGAAAGGCCGTCTGCTGTTTGCCGATCCGACTGTAAACGAAAATACCGGGCAGGTAACGCTGCGTGCGGCTGTTCCGAATGACGACAATGTCTTGCTGCCCGGTTTGTATGTGCGCGTTTTGATGAATCAGGCAGACGTTGCCAATGCGTATGTGGTGCCGCAACAGGCGGTGACGCGCGGGGAGAAAGATACCGTGCTGATTGTGAATGCCCAAGGCGCGATGGAGCCGCGCGTGGTAACGGTTGCACAGCAACAGGGCAGCAACTGGATTATTACAGACGGCCTGCAGGACGGTGACAAAGTGATTGTGGACGGAACCATGATTGCCGGTATGATGCAGGCGAAAAAAGTAACGCCGAAAGAGTGGACGCCGCCGTCTGAAAAAGCCGTACAAGCGCAGCAGATGCTGTCTGAAGAAGCTGCTTCCGGTATGCAGACGGCCTCCGAGCCTGAAGCCGCCGCCGCTTCCGCCAAAGCGCAATAA
- the thiL gene encoding thiamine-phosphate kinase: protein MNEFDFIRRYLQRQQPDDNLILGIGDDAAVIRPALGFDLCFSSDMLLKNRHFFADVSPEDLAWKVLAVNISDMAAMGAKPRWALLSAGLPELSEDWLNRFCGSLFALADRFGVTLIGGDTTKGDLVFNVTIIGELPQGKALRRDAAQAGDDIWVSGRIGLAAAALNCRLQNCTLPTALYQQCEAELLRPEPRVALGQAVLPFAHAAQDISDGLAQDIGHILKASDVGAELWADELPSLPELKTVLTEEQWLAYTLAGGDDYELVFTAPVGAREAVAAAAECSGTAVTRIGTINDTGRLQIIGSDGKEIKLTALGFDHFG from the coding sequence GTGAACGAATTTGATTTTATTCGCCGCTATCTGCAACGGCAGCAGCCGGACGATAACCTGATACTCGGTATCGGCGATGATGCGGCGGTTATCCGCCCCGCTTTAGGATTCGACTTGTGTTTTAGTAGTGATATGCTTTTGAAAAACAGGCATTTTTTTGCTGATGTTTCGCCTGAAGACTTGGCGTGGAAAGTATTGGCGGTCAATATTTCCGATATGGCGGCGATGGGCGCAAAGCCGCGTTGGGCATTGTTGAGCGCGGGTTTGCCCGAATTGTCGGAAGATTGGCTCAACCGTTTTTGCGGCAGTTTGTTTGCATTGGCCGACCGGTTCGGCGTAACCTTGATTGGCGGAGACACCACTAAAGGCGATTTGGTGTTTAATGTAACCATCATCGGCGAGTTGCCGCAAGGAAAAGCATTGCGGCGCGATGCAGCGCAGGCGGGAGACGATATTTGGGTCTCGGGGCGCATAGGCTTGGCGGCCGCGGCATTGAATTGCCGTCTGCAAAACTGCACCTTGCCGACAGCTCTTTATCAGCAATGCGAAGCCGAGCTGTTGCGGCCGGAGCCGCGTGTGGCATTGGGGCAGGCGGTATTGCCGTTTGCACATGCCGCTCAGGATATTTCGGACGGCTTGGCGCAGGACATCGGCCATATTTTGAAGGCTTCGGATGTCGGTGCGGAATTATGGGCAGATGAATTGCCGTCGCTGCCCGAGTTGAAAACCGTTTTAACCGAAGAACAATGGCTTGCCTATACGCTGGCAGGCGGCGATGATTACGAATTGGTGTTTACTGCGCCTGTCGGAGCGCGCGAAGCGGTAGCTGCGGCGGCAGAGTGCAGCGGCACGGCGGTTACGCGTATTGGTACAATCAATGATACAGGCCGTCTGCAAATTATCGGTTCGGACGGTAAGGAAATCAAACTGACTGCTTTGGGATTTGATCATTTTGGCTGA
- a CDS encoding phosphatidylglycerophosphatase A family protein, translated as MAEFKPDFAWLRQRPLCFLAFGFGSGLAPKAPGTFGTLPALPMAYVLNMLGITGWWLALLCGVLFVWGIRICNHAENELGIQDYGGIVWDEIVAMLLVLAFVPFAWQWWLAAFVVFRLFDALKPWPIKWFDARVHGGFGIMLDDLIAALMSLLVLNFVHWAV; from the coding sequence TTGGCTGAATTTAAACCTGATTTTGCATGGCTCCGGCAGCGTCCGTTGTGTTTTCTGGCATTTGGTTTCGGCAGCGGATTGGCACCGAAAGCGCCGGGTACGTTCGGTACGCTGCCGGCACTGCCGATGGCGTATGTATTGAATATGCTCGGCATCACGGGCTGGTGGTTGGCATTGTTGTGCGGTGTTTTGTTCGTATGGGGCATTCGGATTTGTAACCATGCCGAGAATGAGCTGGGGATACAGGATTACGGCGGTATCGTTTGGGACGAAATCGTCGCCATGTTGCTGGTGTTGGCGTTTGTGCCGTTTGCATGGCAATGGTGGCTGGCGGCATTTGTGGTTTTCCGCTTATTTGACGCGCTCAAGCCGTGGCCGATTAAATGGTTTGATGCACGGGTACACGGCGGCTTCGGTATCATGTTGGACGATTTGATTGCTGCCCTGATGAGTCTGCTGGTATTGAATTTTGTGCATTGGGCTGTATAG
- a CDS encoding alanine/glycine:cation symporter family protein encodes MEALKSFFEVVSGWVWGPVMLVLLVGTGVVLTVLLKGLQFSMLGYALKQAFCPSSRKEKGNNHEGDISHFGALMTALSATIGTGNIAGVATAVVVGGPGAVFWMWITAIFGMATKYGEGVLAVKYREVNKKGEMSGGPMYYIQNGLGKNWKWMAFAFALFGTFASFGIGSSVQSNSVAQAVETSFGINPSYTGVVLTVLTAIVVLGGIRGIAKAASLIVPVMAVLYVLGGLVIILFNLDLVGPAVSLIFSDAFTGQAAAGGALGAVIRYGVARGVFSNEAGMGSAPIAAAAAKTDHPVRQALVSMTGTFLDTIIVCSITGIVLVMGLMGAGGEFIKPEISGAALTTTTFDKLLPGPGGLVVTIGLIFFAYSTILGWCYYGEKCATYVFGEGFANVYRVVYVGSVMLGTVLSLDLVWLASDTFNGLMALPNLIALLLLAKVIVSETRDFKQKINSGELPR; translated from the coding sequence ATGGAAGCCTTAAAATCGTTTTTCGAAGTTGTGAGCGGCTGGGTATGGGGGCCGGTGATGCTGGTGCTGCTGGTCGGTACCGGCGTTGTGCTGACCGTTTTACTCAAAGGCTTGCAATTCAGTATGCTGGGTTACGCGCTCAAACAGGCGTTTTGCCCGAGCAGCCGAAAAGAAAAAGGCAATAACCATGAAGGCGATATTTCCCACTTCGGCGCGTTGATGACTGCGCTGTCGGCCACCATCGGTACGGGTAATATTGCGGGTGTGGCCACGGCGGTTGTCGTGGGCGGACCGGGTGCAGTGTTTTGGATGTGGATTACCGCAATTTTCGGTATGGCAACCAAATACGGCGAAGGCGTATTGGCGGTAAAATACCGTGAAGTCAATAAAAAAGGCGAAATGTCCGGCGGCCCGATGTACTACATTCAAAACGGTTTGGGTAAAAACTGGAAATGGATGGCTTTCGCATTCGCCCTGTTCGGTACATTTGCTTCATTCGGTATCGGCAGTTCGGTTCAGTCCAACTCCGTAGCCCAGGCGGTAGAAACCAGCTTCGGTATCAATCCGAGCTATACCGGTGTGGTGCTGACGGTATTGACGGCAATTGTCGTGTTGGGCGGTATCCGCGGTATTGCCAAAGCTGCTTCGCTGATCGTTCCGGTGATGGCGGTATTGTATGTATTGGGCGGTTTGGTCATTATCCTGTTCAACTTGGACTTGGTTGGTCCTGCCGTCAGCTTGATTTTCTCTGATGCCTTTACCGGACAGGCTGCTGCCGGTGGTGCGTTGGGCGCGGTTATCCGCTACGGCGTGGCACGCGGTGTATTCTCCAACGAAGCGGGTATGGGTTCTGCGCCGATTGCTGCGGCTGCGGCCAAAACAGACCACCCTGTGCGTCAGGCTTTGGTATCGATGACCGGTACATTCTTGGATACCATCATTGTATGTTCGATTACCGGTATCGTCTTGGTAATGGGTCTGATGGGTGCCGGCGGTGAGTTTATCAAGCCGGAAATCAGTGGTGCTGCTCTGACAACCACGACTTTCGATAAGCTGTTGCCGGGTCCGGGCGGTCTGGTTGTAACCATCGGTTTGATTTTCTTTGCATACTCAACCATTTTGGGCTGGTGTTACTACGGCGAAAAATGTGCAACTTATGTATTCGGCGAAGGTTTTGCCAATGTGTACCGTGTCGTGTATGTCGGTTCGGTTATGCTGGGTACGGTATTGAGCTTGGACTTGGTATGGCTGGCTTCCGATACGTTCAATGGTTTGATGGCTTTGCCGAACTTGATTGCTCTGTTGCTGTTGGCTAAAGTGATTGTCAGCGAAACGCGCGATTTCAAACAGAAAATCAATAGTGGAGAGCTGCCGCGTTAA